One part of the Brassica rapa cultivar Chiifu-401-42 unplaced genomic scaffold, CAAS_Brap_v3.01 Scaffold0976, whole genome shotgun sequence genome encodes these proteins:
- the LOC103849888 gene encoding splicing factor U2af large subunit B, producing the protein MDLPCFRCTSSTPLNYCWHNQRVMSCRGSSHLFAFLCSGHLQSPRCHRCLQLPALIRCYRESYNFCIPCFRQHQICIPSRHQVEIIPFSSHEFCVSDQPLPVPLSGRKRQGGPGTGPGKGPGKGPDQPKETKKSRQTGPDLNLSLQLGGTKGGPSSHARRVCVGGLPPTANEQSVATFFSQVMSAVGGNSAGPGEAVVNVYINHEKNFAFVEMRTVEEASNAMALDGIILEGVPVKVKRPTDYNPSLAAALGPSQPNPNLNLAAVGFSSGSTGGLEGPDRLFLGGIPYRLTEDQIRELLESFGPLRGFNLVKDRETGNSMGYAFCVFQDPSVTDMACAALNGIKMGDKTLTVRRAVQGGVQPKPEQKDRLLHTKQQIALQGLMLQPGGTPTKIVCLTHVVTANVLGDDKEYEEIMEDMRQEGGKLGNLVNVVIPRPKPDHDPTPGVGKVFLEYADLDGAAKARSGMNGRKFGGNQVVAVYYPENKYAQGDYDGY; encoded by the exons ATGGATCTCCCATGCTTCAGATGCACAAGCTCTACGCCGCTTAATTATTGCTGGCATAATCAAAGAGTGATGTCATGCCGTGGCTCTAGCCACCTCTTTGCTTTTCTCTGCAGTGGGCATCTTCAGTCTCCACGATGTCACCGATGTTTACAACTCCCTGCACTAATTCGCTGCTACAGAGAGAGTTATAACTTTTGCATTCCATGCTTCCGACAACACCAGATTTGCATTCCCTCTAGGCACCAAGTGGAGATCATTCCATTTTCCTCGCATGAG TTTTGCGTTAGTGACCAGCCTCTTCCAGTCCCTTTGTCGGGACGTAAAAGGCAAGGGGGTCCAGGAACGGGACCAGGAAAGGGACCAGGAAAGGGACCTGACCAGCCTAAAGAAACTAAAAAGAGTCGCCAAACTGGACCTGATTTGAACTTAAGTTTGCAGCTTGGTGGTACAAAAGGTGGTCCTAGTAGCCATGCTAGACGAGTCTGTGTTGGTGGGCTTCCACCCACTGCAAACGAACAG TCTGTTGCAACGTTCTTTAGCCAAGTGATGTCAGCGGTTGGGGGAAACTCTGCTGGGCCAG GCGAGGCGGTGGTGAATGTTTACATAAACCATGAAAAGAACTTCGCTTTTGTTGAGATGAGAACAGTTGAGGAGGCTAGTAATGCAATGGCATTAGACGGAATTATATTAGAG GGGGTTCCTGTAAAGGTGAAGAGGCCTACTGACTATAACCCATCCCTTGCTGCAGCTCTTGGTCCGAGCCAGCCTAATCCCAATCTCAACTTGGCGGCTGTTGGATTTTCCTCGGGGTCTACTGGTGGGCTTGAGGGTCCGGACCGCTTATTTTTGGGTGGGATTCCATATCGCTTGACAGAGGATCAGATCAGGGAGCTTTTGGAGTCCTTTGGGCCGCTAAGAGGTTTCAACTTGGTCAAAGACAGGGAAACTGGAAACTCGATGGGATATGCATTCTGTGTATTCCAGGATCCTTCAGTCACAGATATGGCATGTGCTGCTCTAAACGGGATTAAGATGGGCGATAAGACACTTACGGTGAGGCGTGCAGTCCAAGGTGGGGTTCAACCTAAGCCTGAGCAAAAAGATAGACTACTTCATACCAAACAGCAGATTGCTTTGCAG GGGCTTATGCTACAGCCAGGAGGCACGCCCACCAAGATTGTCTGTTTGACTCACGTGGTTACAGCTAATGTTCTTGGAGACGATAAAGAATATGAAGAAATAATGGAGGACATGAGACAGGAAGGTGGAAAACTCG GTAACTTGGTGAATGTTGTGATTCCAAGGCCCAAACCGGATCATGATCCAACACCAGGAGTTGGGAAG GTTTTCTTAGAGTATGCGGATTTGGACGGCGCAGCAAAGGCAAGATCGGGGATGAATGGAAGAAAGTTTGGAGGAAACCAAGTGGTGGCTGTGTATTACCCCGAAAACAAGTATGCGCAAGGCGACTACGACGGCTACTGA